From one Lotus japonicus ecotype B-129 chromosome 3, LjGifu_v1.2 genomic stretch:
- the LOC130749723 gene encoding benzyl alcohol O-benzoyltransferase-like, with translation MASLSSKSDLVFAVRRREPELVGPAEATPREVKPLSDIDDQDGLRFHIPVVQFYRYDPSMAGKDPVEAIRKALAKTLVFYYPFAGRLKEGPGRKLMVDCTAEGVLFIEADADVTLNQFGDNLQTPFPCMDELLYDVPGSEEMLNTPLLLIQVTRLKCGGFIFAIRLNHSMCDATGLVQFLSAVGEIARGMLQPSVLPVWRREILSARDPPRVTCTHPEYDEQVPYTTEISTPQDDMVNESFFFGPTELATVRSFLPSHKLRCSNFEVITAFIWRCRTIALQPNSDEQVRILCIVNARAKLDSPLPTGYYGNAFAFSPAITTAGKLCGNPFEYAVELVKKAKANITREYMHSLADLMAIKGRPQFIMENSFLVSDLKLAGFRQVNFGWGNAIYGGLSKGGIGPVPSLGSFFVPFKNDKGEEGLLTPICLSSKAMERFIKELDNVLKNHNQPTRVGLNSGFIGSSL, from the coding sequence ATGGCTTCATTATCATCAAAATCTGATTTGGTGTTTGCCGTCCGGCGGCGTGAGCCAGAGCTGGTTGGCCCAGCTGAAGCAACCCCTCGTGAGGTGAAACCTCTTTCAGATATTGATGACCAAGATGGCTTACGGTTTCATATTCCAGTGGTACAGTTCTACCGCTATGATCCATCAATGGCAGGGAAGGACCCTGTTGAGGCCATTAGAAAGGCATTGGCCAAAACACTTGTGTTTTACTATCCTTTTGCAGGTAGGCTCAAAGAAGGGCCAGGTAGGAAACTCATGGTGGATTGCACGGCCGAGGGTGTTTTATTCATTGAGGCTGATGCAGATGTCACTCTTAACCAATTTGGTGATAACCTTCAAACTCCCTTCCCATGCATGGATGAGCTCCTTTATGACGTTCCTGGTTCTGAGGAAATGCTTAACACACCCTTGCTTCTTATACAAGTAACACGACTCAAGTGCGGTGGTTTCATTTTCGCTATACGACTAAACCACTCCATGTGTGATGCAACTGGTTTAGTCCAATTTTTGAGTGCTGTTGGAGAAATTGCTCGTGGGATGCTCCAACCATCAGTTCTACCAGTGTGGCGTAGAGAGATTTTAAGTGCTAGGGACCCACCAAGAGTGACATGCACTCATCCTGAATATGACGAACAAGTACCTTATACCACGGAAATCTCCACCCCCCAAGATGACATGGTCAACGAGTCTTTCTTCTTTGGTCCCACTGAGCTAGCTACAGTTCGTAGTTTTCTTCCTTCTCACAAACTTCGCTGCTCAAACTTTGAAGTTATCACTGCATTTATCTGGCGTTGTCGCACGATAGCATTGCAACCAAACAGTGATGAGCAGGTTCGCATACTCTGCATTGTCAATGCACGTGCCAAGCTTGACTCTCCATTACCAACCGGTTACTATGGTAATGCTTTTGCATTTTCTCCCGCAATTACCACTGCTGGGAAGCTATGTGGAAATCCATTTGAATATGCAGTAGAGTTAGTGAAGAAAGCAAAAGCTAATATCACTAGGGAGTATATGCATTCATTAGCAGATTTAATGGCCATTAAGGGACGACCACAGTTCATTATGGAAAATTCGTTTCTTGTGTCGGATTTGAAGCTTGCTGGGTTCAGGCAGGTAAACTTTGGGTGGGGGAATGCTATTTATGGAGGTCTATCCAAGGGAGGAATTGGGCCCGTACCTAGTTTAGGAAGCTTTTTCGTTCCCTTTAAAAACGATAAAGGTGAGGAGGGTTTATTGACACCTATTTGTTTATCATCTAAAGCCATGGAGAGGTTCATAAAAGAGCTGGATAATGTTCTGAAGAACCATAACCAACCTACTAGGGTTGGTCTAAACTCTGGCTTTATCGGTTCTTCATTATAG